From the Desulfohalovibrio reitneri genome, one window contains:
- a CDS encoding PSP1 domain-containing protein has product MSRILGVKFKDYGPIYYFDAGPYVVGKGDRVIVETDQGRGMGVVAMVLDEPPPQRDEEDLKTIFRPAGEEDLETEEENRDFGERAKRYCRQRIGELGLEMKLVDVEVFHDRSKLIFYFTAPNRVDFRELVKDLVREFRSRIELRQIGVRHETQMIGAVGNCGQLCCCRRFMRKFDPVTIKMAKEQNLFLNPTKISGICGRLLCCLGFEQQNYEKFQKRCPRLGKRYRTAMGSVKVLRSNFFRDTLTLLTEDGEEREIPLDQWSEILDQEQPREQPRAGQQKSGPPKGGEKRGGRERPRQEKASGEPPGKAAEEAPAGEEPPAEAPQVDTPPGEDKQADHKEGRGQNKGRKPKGKSRSRRGRRRSSGKKSKPKGDGGKN; this is encoded by the coding sequence ATGAGCCGCATTCTCGGCGTGAAGTTCAAGGACTACGGTCCTATATACTATTTCGACGCCGGCCCGTACGTGGTCGGCAAGGGTGACAGGGTCATCGTGGAGACGGACCAGGGCCGCGGCATGGGCGTCGTGGCCATGGTGCTCGACGAACCGCCGCCGCAGCGGGACGAGGAGGATCTCAAGACCATCTTCCGACCGGCCGGGGAGGAAGACCTGGAGACCGAGGAAGAGAACCGCGATTTCGGTGAGCGGGCCAAGCGGTACTGCCGCCAGCGCATTGGCGAGCTTGGTCTGGAGATGAAGCTGGTGGACGTGGAGGTCTTTCACGACCGTTCCAAGCTCATCTTTTATTTCACGGCGCCCAATCGGGTGGATTTCCGAGAGCTGGTCAAGGACTTGGTGCGGGAGTTCCGCTCCCGCATCGAGTTGCGCCAGATCGGCGTGCGCCACGAAACGCAGATGATCGGGGCGGTGGGCAACTGCGGCCAGCTCTGCTGCTGCCGCCGTTTCATGCGCAAGTTCGATCCGGTGACCATCAAGATGGCCAAGGAACAGAATCTCTTCCTCAATCCCACAAAGATTTCCGGCATCTGCGGCCGCCTGTTGTGCTGCCTCGGGTTCGAACAGCAGAATTACGAGAAGTTCCAGAAGCGCTGTCCCAGGCTGGGCAAGCGCTACCGCACGGCCATGGGCTCGGTGAAGGTGCTGCGCTCCAATTTCTTCCGCGACACCCTGACCCTGCTCACCGAGGACGGGGAGGAACGGGAGATTCCACTGGACCAGTGGAGCGAGATTCTCGACCAGGAGCAGCCCCGGGAGCAACCCAGGGCCGGCCAGCAGAAATCGGGACCTCCCAAGGGCGGCGAGAAACGCGGCGGACGCGAACGCCCCCGCCAGGAGAAGGCTTCCGGGGAGCCGCCGGGCAAGGCCGCCGAGGAGGCTCCCGCCGGGGAGGAGCCGCCAGCGGAAGCGCCGCAGGTGGATACCCCCCCGGGCGAGGATAAGCAGGCCGACCACAAGGAAGGCCGCGGCCAGAACAAGGGACGCAAGCCCAAGGGCAAAAGCCGTTCCCGCAGGGGCCGGCGCAGGTCCTCGGGGAAGAAGTCCAAGCCCAAGGGCGACGGAGGAAAGAACTGA
- the metG gene encoding methionine--tRNA ligase translates to MSGAFYITTPIYYVNANPHLGHAYTTIVADCLARFHRALGEETFFLTGTDEHGDKIAEAAAKNGREPQQYADEVSATFRDLWPGLGITNDDFIRTTEDRHVRVVREILQKVYDSGDIYYGEYGGHYCTGCECFLTEKDLEDGLCPDHKTKPQYISEKNYFFRMSKYREWLIEHIEANPEFIRPERYRGEVLSLLRSSHLDDLCISRPKSRLSWGIELPFDSDYVCYVWFDALINYLSALDWPDGERFKNFWPAAQHLVAKDILKPHAVFWPTMLRAAGLPVYKHLNVHGYWLVKETKMSKSLGNVVRPLDMADRYGLDTFRFFLLREMRFGNDASFSEEALVSRRNADLANDLGNLFSRVLSMTKKYRGSVVPGAAVDEALRERAMEAVRNYVELFSRCRFAEALEALWELVRSLNKHIDETAPWVLHKEGRDKELDAVLYGVLECLRKVACCLHPVMPEAGAAMLTQLGQTVEGPRIDREMETFGRMEPGTEVAAKSNLFPRVELEAAEPGDSAKPAKPKDKKKGKGKAKEDAAAAESETAMVEFDDFAALDLRVGVVRAAEVHPKADRLLLLQVDLGEEDGPRQVVAGLAEHFAPDVLVGRAVTVVANLKPRKLRGQLSQGMVLTVGADGGLDLLGPSGEVPPGSKVS, encoded by the coding sequence GTGAGCGGCGCTTTCTACATCACCACCCCCATTTACTACGTCAACGCCAACCCGCACCTCGGCCACGCCTACACCACCATCGTGGCCGACTGCCTGGCCAGGTTCCATCGCGCCCTGGGGGAGGAGACCTTCTTCCTGACCGGCACGGACGAACACGGGGACAAGATCGCCGAGGCCGCCGCCAAGAACGGGCGCGAACCGCAGCAGTACGCCGACGAGGTCAGCGCCACCTTCCGCGACCTGTGGCCCGGCCTGGGCATCACCAACGACGATTTCATCCGCACCACCGAGGACCGCCACGTGCGGGTGGTCAGGGAAATCCTGCAGAAGGTCTACGACTCCGGGGATATCTACTACGGTGAATACGGCGGCCACTACTGCACCGGCTGCGAGTGCTTCCTTACGGAAAAGGATCTGGAGGACGGGCTCTGCCCGGACCACAAGACCAAGCCGCAGTACATTTCCGAGAAGAACTACTTTTTCCGCATGTCCAAATACCGGGAATGGCTCATCGAGCACATCGAGGCCAACCCGGAATTCATCAGACCCGAGCGGTACCGGGGCGAGGTGCTCTCCCTGCTGCGCAGCAGCCACCTGGACGACCTGTGCATCTCCCGTCCCAAGTCGCGGCTTTCCTGGGGCATCGAGCTTCCCTTCGATTCGGACTACGTCTGCTACGTCTGGTTCGACGCCCTCATCAACTACCTCTCCGCCCTGGATTGGCCGGACGGGGAGCGGTTCAAAAACTTCTGGCCCGCGGCCCAGCACTTGGTGGCCAAGGACATTCTCAAGCCGCACGCCGTGTTCTGGCCGACCATGCTCCGCGCCGCCGGGCTTCCGGTCTACAAGCACCTCAATGTGCACGGCTACTGGCTGGTCAAGGAAACCAAGATGTCCAAGTCTTTGGGCAACGTGGTCCGGCCGCTGGACATGGCGGACCGCTACGGACTGGACACCTTCCGCTTTTTCCTGCTGCGCGAAATGCGCTTCGGCAACGACGCCTCCTTCTCCGAGGAGGCCCTGGTCTCCCGGCGTAACGCGGACCTGGCCAACGACCTGGGCAATCTTTTTTCCCGCGTTTTGTCCATGACCAAGAAATACCGGGGTTCCGTGGTCCCCGGCGCGGCCGTGGACGAAGCCCTGCGCGAGCGGGCCATGGAGGCGGTGCGCAATTACGTGGAGCTCTTTTCCCGCTGCCGTTTCGCCGAAGCCCTGGAGGCCCTGTGGGAACTGGTGCGCTCCCTGAACAAGCACATCGACGAGACCGCTCCCTGGGTGCTGCACAAGGAAGGCCGCGACAAGGAACTGGACGCCGTGCTCTACGGCGTGCTGGAGTGCCTGCGCAAGGTCGCCTGCTGCCTGCATCCGGTCATGCCCGAGGCGGGCGCGGCCATGCTCACCCAACTCGGCCAGACCGTCGAGGGCCCGCGCATCGACCGGGAGATGGAGACCTTCGGCCGCATGGAGCCGGGCACCGAAGTGGCGGCCAAGTCCAACCTCTTCCCCAGAGTGGAGTTGGAAGCGGCCGAACCCGGGGACTCCGCCAAGCCCGCCAAGCCCAAGGATAAGAAGAAGGGCAAGGGGAAGGCCAAGGAGGACGCCGCGGCGGCCGAATCCGAAACCGCCATGGTGGAGTTCGATGACTTCGCCGCCCTTGATCTCCGCGTGGGCGTGGTGCGCGCGGCCGAGGTCCACCCCAAGGCGGACCGGCTGCTGTTGCTCCAGGTGGACCTGGGCGAGGAGGACGGACCGCGCCAAGTGGTGGCCGGGCTGGCCGAGCATTTCGCCCCCGATGTTCTGGTGGGCCGCGCGGTGACGGTGGTGGCTAACCTCAAGCCGCGCAAACTGCGCGGACAACTCTCCCAGGGGATGGTCCTCACCGTTGGCGCGGACGGCGGCCTGGACCTGCTGGGCCCCTCCGGCGAGGTGCCCCCCGGCTCCAAGGTGAGTTAG
- a CDS encoding metal-dependent hydrolase — protein MPGYKTHGAGGVLAAGGALALAVWLGHYQPDPARMAGLVAVGGLAALFPDVDTDSRGQHLYYLLLFLADLALIAVGRYVWAAVLGLFAMLPAIGPHRGWTHSWLAAPLVPLPILLLPPYILEADWRLFLAWYLAAVTGYLSHLVLDRIF, from the coding sequence GTGCCCGGCTACAAGACCCACGGCGCGGGTGGAGTCCTGGCCGCTGGGGGGGCGCTGGCGCTGGCTGTCTGGCTGGGGCACTACCAGCCGGACCCGGCCAGAATGGCCGGGCTGGTGGCCGTGGGCGGCTTGGCCGCCCTGTTTCCGGACGTGGACACAGATTCGCGCGGGCAGCACCTGTATTACCTGCTCCTCTTCCTGGCCGACCTGGCCCTCATCGCGGTGGGGCGCTACGTCTGGGCGGCGGTTCTGGGGCTGTTTGCCATGCTGCCCGCCATCGGGCCGCATCGGGGCTGGACCCATTCCTGGCTGGCGGCCCCTCTGGTTCCCCTGCCCATTCTGCTTTTGCCCCCCTACATCCTGGAGGCCGACTGGCGGCTTTTCCTGGCTTGGTATCTGGCGGCCGTGACAGGATACCTCTCCCACCTTGTCCTGGACCGTATTTTCTAG
- a CDS encoding redoxin domain-containing protein, with protein sequence MFCRRQLAGFQEHRQEFESQGITLLAASVDTREQAMEMAEKTSADFAIGYGLDCLAAAEALGCFYDEKDNYLHAAGFVLDPEGKVAVACYSSGPIGRMQPKNCLDLIRYLRKK encoded by the coding sequence ATGTTCTGCCGCCGGCAGTTGGCCGGTTTCCAAGAACATCGGCAGGAGTTTGAAAGCCAGGGAATAACCCTGTTGGCCGCTTCGGTGGACACCCGGGAACAGGCCATGGAAATGGCTGAAAAGACCTCGGCCGACTTTGCCATCGGCTACGGGCTGGATTGCCTGGCGGCGGCGGAAGCCCTGGGTTGTTTTTACGACGAGAAAGACAACTATCTCCACGCCGCCGGCTTCGTCCTCGACCCCGAAGGGAAGGTGGCGGTGGCCTGCTACTCCTCCGGCCCCATCGGAAGGATGCAGCCAAAAAACTGCCTGGATCTCATCAGGTACCTGCGAAAGAAATGA
- a CDS encoding histidine kinase dimerization/phosphoacceptor domain -containing protein, with translation MTEEEIKAAFGKRLRRLRLRSLSTQAGLAEQTGISEEYLSKIERGLASPSFAVMGKLAERLGVSLDALFRFSPEGTSDGDLDPASLLELAFDNLSLGLFLSNPDGRFLAVNTALARMFGYESAAQFRGSVTDIPHDIYLDPMQRGRILDELPRDGRLRSHIVSFRRLDGGMIRARMHIGMVCVRDTGILYGAVERLSDQDLAEPPAEYSNLVSKQFLKETHHRIKNNLNMLCSYLNLRMSEEDCAPCLREAIVSLRAAARVHEVLYTSQSVSTARLDSYLDRLTEALRESSIARTDIAVRLECQCAELPWESLSVVGMVVTELFVNAAKHAFPDDFGDEPEVVIRCFEGENVRRVEVEDNGVGLPHDIDPASAETIGFSVMRAMAEQIGADLWFFTSTGTKAVLDF, from the coding sequence ATGACCGAAGAGGAAATAAAAGCTGCGTTCGGCAAGCGGCTTCGGCGGCTTCGTCTTCGGTCCCTTTCCACCCAGGCCGGCCTAGCTGAACAAACCGGCATCTCGGAGGAATATCTCAGCAAAATCGAGCGGGGGCTGGCCTCGCCCTCCTTCGCTGTCATGGGCAAGCTGGCCGAACGGCTCGGGGTCTCCCTGGACGCCCTGTTCCGTTTCTCGCCCGAGGGAACATCGGACGGCGACCTGGACCCTGCATCCCTGCTGGAACTCGCCTTCGACAATTTGTCCCTTGGCCTCTTCCTCAGCAATCCAGACGGCCGCTTCCTTGCGGTGAACACCGCCTTGGCCCGCATGTTCGGATACGAATCCGCGGCTCAGTTCCGCGGCAGCGTCACCGACATCCCGCACGACATCTATCTGGATCCCATGCAGCGCGGCCGCATTCTGGACGAGCTTCCCCGGGACGGGCGCCTGCGCAGCCATATCGTCAGCTTCCGCCGGCTGGACGGCGGCATGATCCGGGCCCGCATGCACATCGGCATGGTCTGCGTGCGGGATACCGGCATCCTCTACGGCGCAGTGGAGCGCCTCAGCGACCAGGACCTGGCCGAACCGCCAGCCGAATACTCCAACCTGGTCAGCAAGCAGTTCCTCAAGGAAACCCACCACCGCATCAAGAACAACCTCAACATGCTCTGCTCCTACCTCAACCTGCGCATGAGCGAGGAAGACTGCGCCCCCTGCCTGCGGGAGGCCATTGTCAGCCTCCGCGCCGCCGCCAGGGTCCACGAGGTGCTCTACACTTCGCAAAGCGTCTCCACCGCCAGGCTGGACAGCTATCTCGATCGGCTCACTGAAGCCCTGCGCGAATCCTCCATCGCCCGGACGGACATTGCCGTCCGCCTGGAATGCCAGTGCGCGGAATTGCCCTGGGAGAGCCTGTCCGTGGTGGGCATGGTGGTCACGGAGCTCTTCGTGAACGCCGCCAAACACGCCTTCCCTGACGACTTCGGCGACGAGCCGGAAGTGGTGATCCGCTGCTTTGAGGGGGAAAACGTGCGGCGGGTCGAGGTTGAGGACAACGGGGTGGGCCTCCCCCACGACATCGACCCCGCCTCAGCCGAAACCATAGGATTCTCGGTGATGCGCGCCATGGCCGAACAAATCGGCGCCGATCTCTGGTTTTTCACATCCACGGGAACCAAGGCCGTTCTCGACTTCTGA
- a CDS encoding J domain-containing protein, translating to MASPTLDESYRLLQVSPDTSLDQVKTQYRRLAFKLHPDLNPDDPQAGPKFQRLNEAYVLLTKHLEQGGGQGPRPGEDDARRRAERAKAKAGRWARSEKRTGPKPPPGAEKRRESTNARTERGTAGFEFKREEVLKDILKDPFARRVFEDIYAQVKREGKTPTPPRKLTKRSLELEWGKRTFRLDLSKGVWSGFKSWLRGQLDDDHLVSLPAASMVPGRKVRFKLQRGMSKRDQQVELTIPLDYTPGRPIRLKGLGRKLGPFRGDLYLRLRSK from the coding sequence ATGGCCTCCCCGACCCTGGACGAAAGCTACCGGCTGCTCCAGGTTTCGCCGGACACCAGCCTGGATCAGGTCAAGACCCAATACCGCAGGCTGGCATTCAAGCTGCACCCGGACCTCAACCCGGACGATCCCCAGGCCGGTCCCAAATTCCAGCGTCTCAACGAGGCCTACGTCCTGCTGACCAAGCATCTGGAACAGGGCGGCGGCCAGGGGCCCCGCCCCGGTGAGGACGACGCGCGCCGCCGGGCTGAACGGGCAAAGGCCAAGGCCGGGCGCTGGGCCCGGTCGGAAAAGCGGACCGGGCCCAAGCCGCCTCCAGGCGCGGAAAAGCGGCGGGAATCAACCAACGCCAGGACCGAACGCGGCACGGCCGGGTTCGAGTTCAAACGGGAAGAGGTACTCAAGGACATCCTCAAGGACCCCTTCGCCCGCCGGGTCTTCGAGGACATCTACGCCCAGGTGAAGCGCGAGGGGAAAACGCCCACTCCGCCGCGCAAGCTCACCAAGCGCAGCCTGGAGCTGGAATGGGGCAAGCGCACCTTCCGCCTGGACTTGAGCAAAGGCGTCTGGAGCGGTTTCAAGTCCTGGCTGCGGGGCCAGCTGGACGACGACCACCTCGTTTCCCTGCCCGCCGCCTCCATGGTGCCGGGGCGCAAGGTCCGCTTCAAATTGCAGCGCGGCATGTCCAAGCGTGACCAGCAGGTGGAGTTGACCATCCCCCTGGACTACACCCCGGGGCGGCCCATCCGCCTCAAGGGCCTGGGCAGGAAGCTGGGCCCATTTCGCGGCGACCTGTACCTGCGCCTGCGCTCTAAATAG
- a CDS encoding YkgJ family cysteine cluster protein produces the protein MPAFVCQRCGHCCFGRGGIVLTARDVERLADHLGLSERELLDLHTEEVGGRVRLRVDKDLACVFYNPDISGCGVHPARPDVCRAWPFFHGNLIDEDSWRMTQEYCPGVRPEAGFEAFAREGREHLRREGVQQETDASAPSALRPAPDPVGNPSEES, from the coding sequence ATGCCCGCCTTCGTCTGCCAACGGTGCGGCCACTGCTGCTTCGGCCGGGGCGGCATCGTGCTCACCGCGCGTGATGTTGAACGACTGGCCGACCACCTCGGCCTGTCCGAACGGGAGCTCCTCGACCTCCACACCGAAGAAGTGGGCGGCCGCGTCCGCCTGCGGGTGGACAAGGACTTGGCCTGCGTTTTCTACAACCCGGACATCTCCGGCTGCGGCGTGCACCCCGCGCGCCCGGACGTATGCCGCGCCTGGCCCTTTTTCCACGGCAACCTCATCGACGAGGACAGCTGGCGCATGACCCAGGAATACTGCCCGGGCGTCCGGCCCGAAGCCGGTTTCGAGGCCTTCGCCCGGGAGGGACGGGAGCACCTGCGCCGTGAAGGCGTGCAGCAGGAGACGGACGCCTCAGCCCCCTCCGCCCTGCGTCCCGCACCTGACCCCGTCGGGAATCCCTCCGAGGAAAGCTGA
- a CDS encoding CoA-binding protein translates to MLQPNDTELAALLQSVKTIAVVGAKDRQGQPVDRVGRYLIEQGFDVLPVHPKRRDVWGLPTFASLAELPRPVDMVNLFRASKFCADHAREVLELEWLPSCFWMQQGIASPEARKLLEPVGITVIEDRCLMVEHSRLMGKS, encoded by the coding sequence ATGTTGCAACCAAACGATACCGAGCTAGCCGCCCTGCTCCAGAGCGTCAAGACAATCGCCGTGGTCGGGGCCAAGGACAGGCAGGGCCAGCCAGTGGACAGGGTGGGCCGATACCTGATCGAACAGGGCTTCGACGTGCTCCCCGTGCACCCCAAACGACGCGACGTGTGGGGGCTTCCCACCTTTGCCAGCCTGGCGGAACTCCCCCGCCCCGTGGACATGGTGAATCTTTTCAGAGCCTCGAAATTTTGCGCGGACCATGCCCGGGAGGTGCTGGAACTGGAATGGCTGCCTTCCTGCTTCTGGATGCAGCAGGGCATCGCCAGCCCCGAGGCACGCAAGCTGCTGGAACCCGTCGGAATCACCGTGATCGAGGACCGCTGCCTGATGGTGGAACACAGCCGCCTCATGGGGAAGTCCTGA
- a CDS encoding M24 family metallopeptidase, giving the protein MFSALETLPLSELRARWQSCRDLLAESSPRAGGLMAFSKVAVYYLAGTCNQGVFWLPMEGEPVLFLRRGAERARLESPMAGVVEFRSYRDLPGLAADAGSPLPEAIAAERNGLPWALADSLRKHLAGVEFLPGDLVLAKAQSVKSEWELGKMRLCGQRHHRCLRELVPARIHPGMSEREISHACWEVFFEQGHMGQMRMSAFGEEIFLGHVSAGDSGNYPSSFDGPLGLRGEHPALPFMGYARKVWNPGEPLALDVGFTLEGYATDKTQVVWAGPESSMPDEAARGQRFCEDVQAWLAERLKPGAVPSELYAHCVEWAEKEGLSNGFMALPPNSVSFLGHGIGLTIDGFPVIAKGFDEPLVANQTVALEPKYGVEGLGMVGVENTFVVTPSGGECLTGDEYGPVYLD; this is encoded by the coding sequence ATGTTTTCTGCGCTTGAAACCTTACCTCTTAGCGAATTGCGGGCCAGATGGCAAAGCTGCCGCGACCTGCTGGCCGAATCCTCCCCTCGGGCGGGGGGGCTCATGGCTTTTTCCAAGGTGGCCGTCTACTACCTGGCGGGTACCTGCAACCAGGGCGTTTTCTGGCTGCCCATGGAAGGCGAGCCGGTGCTGTTCCTGCGCCGCGGCGCGGAGCGGGCCCGGCTTGAGTCCCCCATGGCCGGTGTCGTCGAATTCCGTTCCTACCGCGACCTGCCCGGGCTGGCCGCCGACGCGGGCTCTCCCCTGCCCGAAGCCATTGCCGCGGAGCGCAACGGGCTTCCCTGGGCGCTGGCCGACTCGCTGCGCAAACACCTGGCCGGGGTGGAGTTCCTTCCCGGCGATCTGGTGCTGGCCAAGGCGCAGTCCGTAAAGAGCGAGTGGGAACTTGGCAAGATGCGCCTCTGCGGCCAGCGCCACCACCGCTGCCTGCGCGAACTGGTGCCCGCCCGCATACATCCCGGCATGAGCGAGCGGGAAATAAGCCACGCCTGCTGGGAGGTGTTCTTCGAGCAGGGGCACATGGGGCAGATGCGCATGTCCGCCTTCGGGGAGGAGATTTTCCTGGGCCACGTCTCGGCCGGGGACTCGGGCAACTACCCCAGCAGTTTCGACGGTCCCTTGGGGCTGCGGGGCGAGCATCCGGCCCTGCCCTTCATGGGCTACGCCAGAAAGGTATGGAACCCGGGGGAGCCGCTGGCTCTGGACGTGGGTTTCACCCTTGAGGGCTACGCCACGGACAAGACCCAGGTGGTCTGGGCCGGGCCGGAAAGCTCCATGCCGGACGAGGCTGCCCGGGGGCAGCGGTTCTGCGAGGACGTGCAGGCCTGGCTTGCCGAGCGGCTGAAACCGGGCGCGGTGCCCAGCGAACTGTACGCGCATTGCGTGGAGTGGGCGGAAAAGGAGGGGCTGTCAAACGGCTTCATGGCCCTGCCGCCCAATTCGGTCTCCTTCCTGGGCCACGGCATCGGCCTGACCATCGACGGCTTTCCGGTCATCGCCAAGGGGTTCGACGAGCCGCTGGTCGCGAACCAGACCGTGGCCCTGGAGCCGAAGTACGGCGTGGAAGGGCTCGGCATGGTCGGGGTTGAGAACACCTTCGTAGTCACCCCGTCCGGCGGCGAGTGCCTGACCGGAGACGAGTACGGGCCGGTCTACCTGGACTAA
- a CDS encoding protein-disulfide reductase DsbD family protein, giving the protein MEISFTALDEKLAERLDAPAAMVVLLTPDQGWYIYANDPGEMGQPTVLSLSGPDGQSPALYPPGEAKDDPLLPGTISNIFDKPTPLFVPLPSALGPDLEMDLRLSALLCSDTSCRPVELTRQVREAYPKAAGLTPIRETPYAGFLEQAEVGTAASPETSPPAEEAVASGELPELTPRYLRPGLQVGGLLKAVGLALVAGFILNLMPCVLPVVGLKLKGLLSGCHEQENEEPKSCFRRYNLFFALGILSYFLLLSVILASLDLAWGQIFQEPRTVLALTVLVFALGLSLFDVFHLPVIDLKTPGGKPSSPMQAFFTGALATLLATPCSGPFLGGVLAWALLQPAMVVAAVFAALGFGMASPYLFMAAKPGLLGIFNISGTWTMWVERLAGFFLLATCLYLLSILPQTLLLPALVALLVTAFAAWMWGSWAGPQSGRKKRLAVRGAALALVLGAFFWAVQPQAKITGWEEFDKEELAAEMGSTPLLVEFTADWCPTCKFIELTVLTPDNLAEWREEFGLRTIKVDLTRDNAPGWDLLDRLGAKSIPVTAVFPVGEGADSPLVLRDLFTAGDLEAALRRELGN; this is encoded by the coding sequence ATGGAGATATCCTTCACCGCTCTGGACGAGAAACTGGCGGAACGCCTGGACGCGCCCGCGGCCATGGTCGTCCTGCTTACCCCGGACCAGGGATGGTACATCTACGCCAACGACCCCGGCGAGATGGGCCAGCCCACCGTGCTCTCCCTCTCCGGCCCGGATGGCCAATCGCCCGCGCTCTATCCCCCGGGAGAGGCCAAGGACGACCCCCTCCTGCCGGGCACCATTTCGAACATCTTCGACAAGCCCACCCCGCTTTTCGTCCCTCTGCCCAGCGCCCTGGGACCGGATCTGGAAATGGACCTGCGGCTGTCCGCCCTGCTCTGCTCGGACACCTCCTGCCGCCCGGTGGAGCTGACCAGACAGGTGCGGGAAGCGTATCCCAAGGCCGCCGGGCTCACCCCCATCCGGGAGACGCCCTACGCCGGGTTTCTCGAGCAAGCCGAAGTGGGAACGGCGGCCAGCCCGGAAACCTCGCCTCCGGCCGAAGAAGCCGTAGCATCGGGCGAGCTGCCGGAACTGACCCCGCGCTACCTCCGCCCCGGTCTTCAGGTGGGCGGGCTGCTCAAGGCGGTGGGCCTGGCCCTGGTGGCCGGATTCATCCTCAACCTCATGCCCTGCGTGCTGCCGGTGGTGGGGCTCAAGCTCAAGGGGTTGCTCTCCGGCTGTCACGAGCAGGAAAACGAAGAACCCAAGAGTTGCTTCCGCCGTTACAACCTTTTCTTCGCCCTGGGCATCCTGAGCTATTTCCTGCTGCTCAGCGTCATCCTGGCCTCGCTGGACCTGGCCTGGGGGCAGATATTCCAGGAACCCCGCACCGTGCTGGCCCTGACCGTGCTTGTATTCGCCCTGGGCCTCTCCCTGTTCGACGTCTTCCACCTGCCGGTCATCGACCTCAAAACGCCGGGCGGCAAGCCGTCCTCCCCCATGCAGGCCTTTTTCACAGGCGCCCTGGCCACACTGCTGGCCACGCCGTGCAGCGGCCCCTTCCTGGGCGGCGTGCTGGCCTGGGCCCTGCTCCAACCCGCCATGGTGGTGGCGGCCGTGTTCGCCGCCCTGGGCTTCGGCATGGCCTCGCCCTATCTTTTCATGGCGGCCAAGCCCGGACTGTTGGGCATTTTCAACATTTCCGGCACCTGGACCATGTGGGTGGAGCGGTTGGCGGGCTTCTTCCTGCTGGCCACCTGCCTCTATCTGCTGTCCATCCTGCCACAAACGCTCCTGCTTCCCGCCTTGGTCGCCCTGCTGGTCACGGCCTTCGCGGCCTGGATGTGGGGAAGCTGGGCAGGCCCGCAGAGCGGGCGGAAAAAACGGCTGGCCGTGCGCGGTGCCGCCTTGGCCCTGGTGCTTGGAGCCTTTTTCTGGGCCGTCCAGCCCCAGGCGAAAATCACTGGATGGGAGGAGTTCGACAAGGAGGAGCTGGCCGCCGAAATGGGCTCGACTCCCTTGCTGGTGGAATTCACCGCGGACTGGTGCCCAACCTGCAAGTTCATCGAACTGACGGTGCTGACCCCGGACAACCTTGCCGAATGGCGCGAGGAGTTCGGCCTGCGCACCATCAAGGTGGACCTCACGCGCGACAACGCCCCGGGCTGGGACCTGCTGGACAGGCTGGGCGCCAAGTCCATTCCGGTCACGGCCGTCTTTCCGGTCGGAGAGGGTGCGGACTCGCCGCTGGTGCTGCGCGACCTGTTCACCGCGGGCGACCTGGAGGCCGCCCTGCGGCGCGAGTTGGGGAATTAG